GGAACCGTAGATGTCGGCGACGTCGGTCCGAAGCACGAGCGCCGGGCGCGGGCGGACGGGCATCGACTGGAGGATCCGCGCCTGCCCGGGGGAAAGCTGGATGGCGTCGGGTGCAGCCTCGACAAGGGTTGCGACGACGCTCGGCATGTGCGCGATGCCTCGAAGGAAGCTCGGCTCGTTGAAAAAGCCATGGTCGACGGCAACGTCCAGGCAACGCTTGGAGACCGGATCGAACAGTCGGTGCATTCGCGGGCCACTCATCTCCTTGGCACCTCCAACCCGGCCATACGCCAGGCTTCGTCGGGATCGTTCAGTCCGGCAAATGTCACGCTGGTCGTGGCTGCCAGGGCGCCGAGGGCGGCACCCAGCCGGACGGCTTGTGGCGATGGTAGGCCCCGCAAAAGGCCGATGAGGACGCCGGCCGTGAAGGCATCCCCTGCGCCGGTGCTGTCGACCGAGTCGACCTCGATCGCGGCTATGTGGCCACGCGTCTCGTCACAGTCGAACCAGCAGCCGTTGACCCCGTCGGTGATGACGGCCAACCGTACTCCTCTCCGTCTCAGCTCGGCGGCGCCGGCGTCGGGTGAGGACTTGCCCGTGATCGCCTGTGCCTCGGCCAGGCTGGGACAGAACAGGTCGGTGTGGGCGAGGGCCGCGTTCACCAGGTCCCACTCGTTCGTGGCGTTGTAGACGACATCGAGACTGGTCTGCATCCCGTTCTGTTTGGCGTGGGCGAAGAGCTGTGCAAGGGGCTCACCGTCGAGTGCCGGAAGTACCAGGGCTCCCCCGACATGGAGGAACCGCCCTTTCATCCGCCGGCGAACATGCTCGGCAGTGAGGAACCGGTTGGCCCCGATCTGGTGGAAGATCGTGCGTTCGCCGGCGGTGTCGACCAGGATGGCCGACGAGGAGGTGTTGGCATCGACCTCCACCCACTGGGCTTCGAGTCTGTCGCTGTCTGCCGATCGGCGCAGAACCTTGCCGAAGAGGTCGGCGCCGATCGGAGCGATCAGCGTCGTGTCGACTCCCATGCCGGCGAGTGCCTTGGCGGTGCGCAGCGCACACCCGCCTTCCACCAGCGTCAAGTCGTCGACCAGTTGAAGGAGGCCGAGTGGCAAGGGGTGGTGGACGGTCCGCACAACGACGTCGCACACCGCTATGCCGGCGCAGGTCACATCGACCGAGGTCATGACATGTCCCTGGAAATGCCGTCGGCGGCACTGCCGTCGATCGGGCGGTCGCGGTACCGGGTACCTGGTGCCTGGTACCTCGTGGTTCGCACCGCGCGGCATCGACGCAAGGTCGCGCGGCGCGTGTAGCCGTTCCCACGGACAACCGATGACCGATGACCGACGACTCTCACCACCCCTGGGCCGGGGAGAAGGCGGTCACCGACGAGAGCGGCATCCCCGACGACTCTCAATACCCCTGGGCCGGAGTGTGGCACTGCGTGCACTTGATGTTCTGCCACACCTTTCCGATGTCGACAGGATGCTTGAAGTCGAGACCGGCCACACTGCTCTCGAGGTCGGCGATGTCGTCCGAAGGACCCTGGGCGGCGATCGTATGGCACGAGTCGCACGTGGACGAGATCTGTGCCCCCTCGCTGCTCTTGAGATCCGAGAAGTGACACCGGAAACAGCCGTCGTTGACGAAGTGGCTGAGGTTGTCCTCACGGGCCCGGTAATCGGTCTTCATCTCCGGGAAGAAGTTGGTGTCGTAGATGCGCACCAGCGCGTCGGCGGCGTCGTCGACCTCGCGCTGATTCACGTCGTCCGCGAACTGGCTCGCATAGTAGGCCAGGAGTCCGGACCGAATCGCCTCGTCTGCCTCTGTCTTGGTGTCGTACGGTGCGTTGAGCAGGTTCAGGCCTTGCCAACGGATGAACGGGAGGTCCTTGGAGATCGTGCCCTTGGTCATCTCGAGGTTGATCGCCGTCGCCGGAGGGAGGAAGTCGTGACTGGGCCGGTTGTGGCAGTCCATGCAGTCCAAGATACGAACCTCGACATCGGGCGAATCCGGATCGACCGCCACATCGGGGCGCTCGAAGACGGTGACTTCTCCCGTCTCACCGTCCGTGAAACGCACCCAGGCCATCTGCTGGCGCTTCTCGTCGGTTGCCACGTATTCGATCTTGTTCTCGCCGAGCATGTGCCAGTGGATGCCTTCCAGTTTGCCGGTCCGGGGGTTCCCTCCACCCACCTTCATGAGCAGACTGATCGTCCACGGCGAGTTCGCCTCGTCGGTGCGGTAGTAGGTCTTCGTGATGAGTTTCTCGCCATAGAACTGATCGGGCCAGTGACACCCTTCACAGGTCTGCTGAGCAGGTCGCAGACTCCTCACCGGTGTCGGTATGGGACGGTCGTACGAGTTGGTCATCACCGCCACCACCTGACGGATGCCGTCGATCTTGGAGCGGACGAAGAACGATGCGCCGGGGCCGATGTGACACTCTGCGCAGGCGACGCGAGCGTGGGGGGACTCCTGATAGGTGACCCACTGCGGGTTCATCACCGTGTGGCACGCCTCACCGCAGAACGATGCGGAGTCGGTGACTTCGTACCCTTTGAAGCCACCCCAGGCGACCGTGCCGAGCAGCATCGCGGTGAGGATGCCGAACAGCGCGAGGGAGCGCATGTACCGGGGGTTCGATGGCTCGAACCGGAGATTGAACCGGACGTGTTCTCCTCGCCGACGAGCCCGGACGACCTGGATGCGAAAGGCAAGCAAGAAAAGGATCGCTCCGAGCAGGACCACCACGGGCAGACCGATGAACGTGACGAGTCCTCGATACGGGTTGCTGACAGGTGAGCTCAGGTCGACGAATGCCAGGATGGCGAACCCGAGCATTCCGGCGACGACGAGCGCGCCGCCGACCGCGGCCAGGGGATGGCGGTAGAGGCTCCTGCGCTCGCGCGACTCGGCGCTCGTTTCGCTCTCCTTGTCACTCACGCTCGATCCCTCCTCAACCGCTCTCACCTCAACGCTAGCCGATCCGCCCTCACCGCCTTCAGGGCTGATGGTCCCTAATTGTCGGGCCTTATTCCTCGAATCAACCTTCCGGTGCTCCGGCCGCGATCCATGCCTTCACCAACGCCAGATCCTCGTCCGTGAACTTGGCGAAATGCGACCCGCCCCCCACCTTGACGATCACATGACTCGCATCCGCATCACCGGCCACAAACCCGGGCTCACCACTATCACCCCCGGCCAACAACCCCGCATACGACGTAACGTCCAAACCAGACGCCGGCGCATCCCCACCGTGACACGACCCGCACGTCGCCTTGAACACCGCCGCCACCCCCGAATTCCATGTCACGCCGGCAGAAACCGCCGTGGTCGAGGTTGCCGGAGCCGCCGTGGTCGAGGTTGCCGGAGCGGTCGTGGTCGCCGATGCGGCCGTCGTCGTCGGAGCCGCCGTGGTCGAGGTTGCCGGAGCCGTCGTGGTCGCCGGCGCGGTCGAAGTCGTCGTCGGGAGCGGTGTATAGATGGGGCCGACGAGCGGCGGAGGCACAATGGTCGTGATCGCCGTCTGCTCGAATGTCACGAACTCATAGATGCCCATCAACATCACGGCTGCCAGGACGGCGAAGACGGGCCAATACCTGAGCGCTCGATTACGGCGTAACTCGGGATCGATCTCGACCTCGTCCCTTCCCGCGTCGATCGCGGCCAGTTCGAGCGGATGGAGCTCTTCCATCTGGGCACGCGGCAGATACCCGGTGAAGATCGAAGGGTTGAAGTGCCGCCAGTGCACGTCGTAGGAGTGCCAGACGATGATGGCGAGCACGGCGAGGACGGCCTCCCAACCATGGGCCGCCTTGGCCGCCGGCACGAAGATCCCCGGGAGTGACCGGGTGGTGGCGATCGGATTCCAAAGCATGAAGCCGGTCACTGCCATCAGGAGGGTGCCCCACACGAGCGACCAGTACTCCATCTTCTCGCCGACCGTATAGCGGCCCTCAGGAGGCGGGCTGGAGGTCACACCGAGGTTGAACCTGATCCAGCCCCACGCGGCCAGAAGGTCCGCCTTCCCCGGAATCAACGCATGAGGTCTGCGAAGCACGAACCGCTTGTAGCCCAGCACACCGAGGTGGTACACGAGAGAGAGCAGCAGAATGGTTGCGAGAATGTGGTGGATTCTGCGCGTGTAGTCGATGCCGCCGAAGAGCCCGATGATCCAGTCCGAGAACCAACGGTCGGCGTATTTCTGCACGAGCCCGCTTATCGCGAGGCCGGTGAACGTGATGATCTGGACGGCGTGCTCGAGCCGGTCCGACACCGTGAACCTCAAGACTCTTTCGTCGGGATGCGTCATCGTCTCAGCCACGCCGGCGCCCTCTCAGGCGGGCGGCAAGCCTTCTCCGCACGTCGAGTAGCACGGCAAGCAGCATCGCGCCGATCACGGTCGGTATGAGAATCTTGTAGAAGGTGTTCACCCAGTACACGAGCGGCGCCTCGGTGGGGCTCGGCGCATAGTGACTCAGCCACGCGTCGGGGAAGTTCGTGGTGGCATCCGGATGACACCGCCGGCACGTGGCGAGCAGGTTCTTCTTGTACACGGAGCTGTCCACATCGGCGGGCGCCTTGATGTCATGAACGCCATGACAATCGACACACACCGGCTTGTTCGTCTGCTGGCCGGGAGCGAGCTTCTCGAAGAGGACGACCGTTGTGCCGTGAAAGTCCGACAGGTACGAGCTGAACACGTTCGTGGAGATGTCGTACTTGTCCATCAGGGCCTTGTCGGCATGACAGGCCGCACAGATCTGCGGCGAGAAGAGTCGAAACGGCGAGTTGACATGAGGGCCCTTCACGTCATGAACGCCGTGGCAGTCCGTGCAGGTCGGGACATCGGGGTTGCCGGTCGTGAGCGCCTCCCCGTGCACACTTTCCTCGTAGGCGTCGTAGATCTCCGAATGGCACTTCCTGCACATCAGCGGAATGCTGGTTCGAGGCTTCCCGGGCGGTTGGACGTCGTGGGAGCCGTGGCAGTCGGTACACACGGCTGCCTCCATGACGCCGTCTGCGCGTGCGCGCTCGTGATCACTGTCACGAGTCTGCGTGTACTCGGGGTAGTGGCACGTCAAACATGCCGTGTACATCTGCACCGTGAAGTCCCGGCGGCTCTTGGCGGTGATCGGATCGTGCGGATACGTGGTGATGGCCGTGTGACAGAGAACACACGCCACATCCAGTTTTCCATGAACCGAATCGGCGTATGCGTCGCCGTCGACGGCAACGCCGAGCGTCTCGCCCGAGGGCAACGATATCTCCGCCGTGCTTCCCTCGTGACAGGAGAGACAGTAGGAGTTGTCCCACCGCGGGTCGGTCTGTGCAGACGCCCGAGACTGGCCGGCGATCAGAATCGTCGCGCCGATGATCAGCGCACCGAGTACGGCGATCCTTCCAAATCTATGCATGCGTGTGCCGTCTCCCCTCCGCATCACGACACACACTCTAGATCTGGGACCCTCCGTTTCCTCAGGACCATTGGCCCCTTACTGGCCACAAAAGACCCTTCTCCCTCTCAGAGCCCGGCCAGGACTTCTTTCAATGAGGGGCCCTCGACGATCTCGATTCCGTAGGTGACCCGCGTTCCCGGCATGTCGAGATCCAGCAGCGGAAGCAGGTTGACGGGCGTCGCAACGACCACCACGTCGGGGTTGGCCCGCTTGATGGTTTCTGCGAGTTCGGCCCGTTGCTCTTGTCCGTAGCCCATCGCCGGGAGCAGTGGCCCGATGTGCGTGAACTTGTCGAACGTGCCGGCGATCGAACCGACGGCGAAGGGACGGGGGTCGATCAACTCGGCCGCCCCGTGGTCTCTGGAGGCGATGACGCCGGCACCGTAGGCCATGCTGCCGTGGGTCAGCGTGGGCCCATCCTCGATGACCAGCACGCGCCTGCCCGCGATGAGGTCCGGGTCGGCAACCGTGATCGGCGAGTTGGCCTCGAGGACGATGGCGCCCGGGTTCGCCTCCCTCACGTTGGCGAGCACGACGGCGACGTTCTCCTTCTTCGCAGTGCCGACCTTGTTGATCACCACCACATCGGCGCGCCGCAGATTGGCCTCGCCCGGCCAGTATTGCAGTTCATGCCCCGGGCGGTGCGGGTCGACGACGCAGATATGCAGGTCGGGCCGGTAGAAGGGCAGATCGTTGTTTCCACCGTCCCAGAGGATGACATCGGCCTCCTGCTCGGCGAGGCGCAAGATCGCTTCGTAATCGACCCCGGCAAAGATGACGCCCCCCTGCTCGATGTACGGTTCGTACTCCTCGCGTTCTTCGATCGAGCAATCCGCATCGACGAGGTCCTGAGTGCTCTCGAACCGCTGAACCGCCTGCCTGGCGAGATCGCCATAGGGCATGGGGTGACGGATCGCGGCGACACGTCTCCCCGCATCGTTGAGCGTATGCCACACGGCACGGCTGGTCGGAGACTTCCCCGCGCCCGTTCTGGTGGCCGTCACGGCAACGACGGGCAGGTTCGAAAGGATCATCGTCTGCGCGCCGGGAAGCTCGTAGGAGGCGCCCGCCGCCACGGCGCGGGCGGCGAGGTGCATCACGTGCTCGTGCGTGACGTCCGAATAGGAGAAGACGACCCGATCGACGTTGTAGGCGGCGATCAGGCGTTCCAGTTCCTCCTCGGCAACGATCGGGATCCCGTCCGGATACCGCTCACCGGCCAGCGAGGCGGGATACTTCCTGCCGTCGATGTTCGGGATCTGCGTGGCGGTGAACGCCACGACCTCATAGTCGGGATCGTCGCGGTACAAGACGTTGAAGTTGTGAAAGTCCCGTCCGGCGGCTCCCAGAATCAGTACCCGTTCGCTCATCAGGACCTCCGTGACAGCAGTCCCGCCATTCTCGCCGGATCGGGGAAACGCTCCCAATCAACCGAGGAACTGCTCGATCTCGAAAGCGACTCTGCGGGGGTCCTCTCCGACGATGGCGTGTCCTGCGCCCTCGACGACGACGAGACGGCCTCCCGTGGCGGCGGCCACCCGTTCGCCGATCGCGAGATACTGCGGGTCCCGGTCGCCGGCCATGAAGAGCACCGGCATCTCGAGCTCCTCGAGCCGATCCCCGTACCACGGCTGCGCCCCCTGACCCATCCCCCGCATGGCGCCGGCGATGCCTCGAGCGGTGTTCTCCAACCGAAGCCCCAGGTCCTCTTCGAGCCACGCGGCTCTCCTTCGACGAAGACCCTCGAAGATCGGCCGGCTCATCCACCGCTCGAGGAAGGGGCCCAGGCCTTCACGCTCGATGCTGCGCGCCAGTGCCTCGTCACCGGCCCGGCGGGCAAGGCGACGTTCCTCGTCGGCGATCCCGATTCCCGCAGAGATCAGGATGAGGTGTGAGACCGCCTCCGGATGTTCGAGCGCGACACCGAGCGCGATACGTCCGCCTTGCGAGTAGCCGAGGAGCGGTCTGCCGGCGGTCACGGCGGCGACCGCCGCGACCGCTGCGGGAAAGGTTGCCGGCAACGCTGCAGCGCTCCCGTGACCGGGGAGGTCCGGAGCCAGGATCTCACGTCCCACGAGCGCCGCCAGCTCGGCGAACATGCCCCCATGCTGCGTGAAGCCGTGCAGCGCCACGATGGCAGGTGGTGGACCGGCGAATCTTCGGACGGGGAGTCCCTCCATGAGCTGTATTGTTGCTGCTCGTGAGCAACTCCGCCTACAGAGCAGCTGCCCTGCTTGTCGCCACCCTCGCCCGTCTCGGCCTCAGGCATGCGTGCCTCACACCAGGATCGAGGAACACGCCCCTGTCACTCGCGTTCGCAGAACACCCCGACGTGACCGATTGGATACATCACGACGAGCGGTCTTCGTCCTTCTTCGCCCTTGGGCTTGCCAAGGCGACGCGAAGGCCCGTCGCCGTCGTGACCACCTCCGGGACCGCCGCGGCGGAGCTCTCCCCCGCCGCCGTGGAAGCCCGCTATGGAACGGTGCCCCTCCTGCTGATCACTGCGGATCGTCCCCCGGAACATCGCGGTATCGGTGCTCCCCAAACGATCGATCAGGTCGGCATGTTCGGGAAGATGGTGCGCCGGTCGGCCGACGCGATGCTCACCGAGCTGGGCTCGGGCGAGATCACCGAGCTCGCCGTCACGACCTGGAACGGGGCCGTTCGCCGCCCGGGCGGCCCGGTCCATCTCAATCTCGGCTTCAGGGAGCCGTTCGTTCCCACCGATCTCACCGTGCCTGAGATCGACATGCTCGCCGATGCTCCCACGCGACGGACACTCGACGCAGATTCATTGCGGGCGGCAGCGGCGATGCTGTCGGGCAAGCGGACGCTCATCGCTGCCGGCCCCTTCGATGAGCCGGGCTTTGTGGACGCCGTCACTCGACTGGCGGACGAGACCGGCTGGCCGATCCTGGCCGATCCGCTCAGCCAGTTGCGCGCAGGCCCCCACGATCGATCACATGTGGTCAGCACCGGCGATGCACTCTTCCACAGAGGCCGGATCCCCGGGCTGCCGGAGGCAGTCCTGCGTTTCGGGGCACCGCCGACCTCCAGGGCGTTCACCACCTGGCTGGAGGACCATCCACACGTCCCGCAGGTCGTGGTGGACGAGGTCGACGGACGAGATCCTTCCCAGACGGCACGGCTGATGGTCGCCGCCGATCCCGTCGGGTTCGCCGAAGCCCTGTCCGTCGAGCCTGCGGCTATCGGCTGGACCGAGGCATGGACAGATGCCGACAGAAACGCCCGTCGTGCGCTGGCCGGGATGCCGTTCCCGTCCGAGCCGGCCGTCGTGCAGACCCTGGCCGAACGACTCCCGGCACACTCGAATCTCTATGTGGCCTCCTCGATGCCCATCAGAGATGTCGACCTGTTCTTCCCCTGCGTCGACCGGCCGGTCCGGATGCTGGCGAATCGCGGCGCCAACGGGATCGATGGGCTCGTCTCCTCCGGCCTGGGCGCCTCCGCCACCGGCACGGCGACGTTTGTCCTCGCAGGCGATTTGTCCGCGTTGCACGACCTGGGGGCGCTTGCAGCTGCTGCACGGCTTCGTCTCCCGGTCACGATCGTCGTCGTGAACAACGACGGCGGCGGCATCTTCTCGTTTCTTCCGCAGTCGAAGCTGCCGCGGCATTTCGAGCGGGTGTTCTCGACCCCTCACGGTCTGTCCTTCGTACCCGTCGCCCAGGCGTTGGGCCTGCCCGCGGTCGGGGTCGATCGGCACGATCAGTTCGTTTCGGCGCTCGATGAACCCGGACCGTTGCTCATCGAAGTGACGACCGACCGTGATGCGAACGTCCGGCTTCACGACGAGGCGCTCGGGAGGGTCTAGTCCCGCGTTCTCGTGACGTCCCGTGGGGATGGTCCCAGTCAACCGTCACAAGGGATCGGTTTGGAGGATGTCGAGCAGCGCGCGTAGTTTCGCTTCCGTTTCCGCCACTTCGGCTGCCGCGTCCGAGTCCCGCACGATCCCGGCGCCCGCGTACACGCGTGCCCCATGGTTCTGCAGAAGGGCGCAGCGCAACGCAACGGCCGCTTCCCCATCGCCGGAGGCGTCGGTCCATCCGACACCTCCCGCGTACCAACCACGATCGAGCGTTTCGACGTCTCGGATGAAGGAAAGGGCGGCAGCGGTGGGTGTACCGCAAACCGCAGGGGTCGGGTGCAGCGCCATGGCGAGTTGGACCACTCCCATCGGCCTGGCGAGCAGACCACGGATCTCCGTCCCCAGGTGCTGGATATTGGCGACCCGCACGACCGTCGGCCGAGTGGGAACCGACATCTCCGACGTCAGCGGCCTGAGCAGACGGACGATCTCGTCGACGACGAACTGATGTTCGCTTCGATCCTTCGCACTCCCGAGAAGCGCACGCGCCGACTTCGCATCGTCGATCGAACCGCTGCCACGCACCGCACTGCCCGCCAGCGGAAACGATCGGATCGATTCGCCCCGCCGCTCGACGAGCAGCTCTGGACTGGCGCCCACGAACGCACTCCCGTTCTCCGCCCACCCGTACGTGAACGCGTCCGGAAACCGTTCCCGAAGCAAGGCGACGACGTCGAACGGTCGGACCTCGTCGAATGCCAGCGTCACCGACCGCGCCAGCACCACCTTGGACAGGAGCCCGGAGCCGATCGTCTCTCGTGCCCGTTCGACCATTGCCGCCCACACGTCGGACTCGGGATCCCTGGCCGTCACCCGTCCGGCCGGCGCCGGGGTTTCTCCCGGATGTTCGAGCCGGCTGAGCATCGCCGGCATCTCCTCCTGCCCCGGAGCGACATGAAGCCGACCTCCTGCCTCTCCCTTGACCAGGGTCACCGCCGGCAGGACAACGCTTCCGGCCCTCCTGGAACCGTCGAACGGAAACGCGAAGAAGAGCCTTCCCTCAGAGGGAGGCCGGGCCAAGAGATCGTCGCTGCGCCAGGCCACACCGACCCCGACCGCCTCCTCCCGGCGTCCGAAGTAGAAGACGGGAAAGCCGGCCCGCGACGCGGAACGAGCGAGATCGATCGGCTGCACCGCACATGGCACCGACAGGCCCGCCGTCAAACCGGTCGCGACATCGTTGGGAAAAAGCATGGAACCGAGTCTACGAAGCCAGGAACGACACGATCTGCGCTGCGACGAGACCCGGCCGCTCCATGGGGGCGAAATGCGAAGTGCTCGGCAGTATCTCGTACCGTGCGTTCGGAATCAGCGCAGTGAACTCGGCGATGTAGGCGGCCGTGAATGCGGCGGACTGCTCGCCGGCAAGCACCAGAACCGGCAGGTCCAGCTCCCCCAGGCGCGCGTAGACGCCGTGAGTGATGCCGCCGCGGTACATCTCCGCCTCGACCTCCGGCCGGCACTTCAGCCGCCAGACACCGTCTCTCTCGACAAGACCTCCGCGCACGTAGGCTTCGAGTGCACGCCGATCCCAGGATGCGAACGGTCTGCGGTAATGTTCGACCGCCTCATCGAAGCTCGTGAATCCGTCCCTACGCCGCAAGGCGCCCTCGATGAGCAGAAGCAGTTCCTTCCTCCCAAGCGCGGGCGGGAAGATCACCGGCTCGATCAGAACGAGGCCGGCGAACCTGCCGGGAGTAAGCAACTCGGCCATGGCGAGCGCGGTCCCACCCATCGAATGCCCGACGCCGACGACCGGCCCGGAGATCCCCGAGATGACCTCGAGGGCGTGCCTGGCGAGATCCCACCAGTCAGCCGGAACGAGAGTGGGCCCGGCGTCGCCGTGTCCCGGTGCATCCCAGGCGATGATCGATCGGTCCTCTCCGGCGGAACGCAGCTCGGCGATCACGGGCGCCCAGATCTCCTTACAGAACCCCGTAGCGTGGGCGAGGGCGAGCCAGCCGCGCCCCGATGCAGGCCAACGCTCAGTCAAGCGTCGTCCACGTCGAAGGTGATGTGTGATACGACCCTGACAACCCCGTCGATGCGCCGAATCAGCTCCTCCAACAGGCGGGCGTCGGTCGCCGTCGGCACTGCGCCCGAGACTTCGACGACCCCGTCCTTGACCGTCACGTCGATGCTGTCGGCCTCGAGGAGCAGCACCCTTCGGATGATGTCCTCGCGGATCTCGTCCTCGATGACGTCGTCCGGACGAGTGAACACGGCCACGACATCTGCCCGGCTGATGATCCCGATCAGCTTGCCCTCGGCGCCCACGACCGGCAGCCGCTTGACATGATGGTGCGCCATGACACGAGCCGCTTCGGTGACGCTCGCTTCAGGAAAGATCACGACGGGATCCCTGGTCATCACCTCGCCCACCGTCTCCGCGTCGACGACGGAGTCACGGTCTTTGAGCATCGCGTCGAGCAACCGTCGCCGTGAACGGTCGGCTTCGCGCTCGAGGAAGTCGGCTTCGGTGATGATTCCGACGAGTTCGCCTGATTCGCCGAGGACCGGCAGGCCGCTGACACCTGATCGCACCATCGTGCGAGCGGCTTCCTTCAGCGAGGCCGAAGGGCTCGTCGTCAGTACATCCATGGTCATGATGTCGAGCACCCTCATTCGAACGGTGCTTTCACGACCAGAACATCACACGGCGAGATGTGCACGATCCTGTGACTCGTGCTGCCCAACACCAGCGCTGCGAGCTCGCCCCTCCCCCGGGAGCCGACAACGATCAGGTCCGCCTTCACCTTCTTCGCGTACTCGACGATCGCGTCCGCCGGGTACCCATCCAGGTCGACTCGCTCCATGTCCACCGGCGCTCCTTCGATCACTGGGTCGATGACGTTCCACACCATCTGCCGTTGCGCCTGCTCCAGCGATGCGAGGTCGGTGGGCACCTGGCTCAGGGCGCCGAGGAGGCTGCTGGGAATGTGCATCACGTGCACCACGTGCAGCTGTGCGCCCCACGCATCGGCGAACTGGATCGCCCTCCGAAGCGCCACGATCGAACGATCGGATCCGTCCGCTCCAACAACGATGATCATGACTATGCATCTCCCCACTGCTCGGGCGCGTATTCCCGCTCCCGTTTGGCCGCCAGGCGAGCCGAGAACGCGGCCGCTTCCGTCCGCCGGCTCATCCCGAGTTTGTTGAGCAGGTTCGAGACGTAGTTCTTGACCGTCTTCTCGGCCAGGAACAGCTCCTCTGCGATCTCCCTGTTCGTGAGACCGTTCGAGATCAGATCCAGGATCTTGCGCTCCTGCGGTGAGAGGCGCGCGATCAGCGGGTCGGTCGGCTCGTCGCCTCGGATCCTACGAAAGACCTGCTCGGTCATCGTCGGATCGAGCAGCGACTCTCCTGCCCCGACCCGACGGATACTGTCGATGAGTTGACGCGCGTCGACCCTCTTGAGCACGTAGCCGGCCGCCCCGGCAACGATCGAGGCGAACAGCGCCTCCTCGTCGGCGAACGACGTCAGCATCAGAACGCGTACGTCGGGCCACCGCGCCCTGATCTCTCGGCACGCTTCGATCCCGGTTCCGTCGGGGAGGCGAACATCCATCACCACCACTTCGGGGGAGTCGTATCCAACCCTCCGGATGGCCTCTTCGACCGTCCCGGCCTCGCCCACCACTTCGAGACCTTCCTCGCCTCCGAGGAGCATGACGAGGCCCTTCCTCACGATCTCATGGTCATCGACGATCAGGATCCGCAATCTGCATTCCTCCTCACCGCCTAAGGCTACCGGGTGATCGTTCTTGTCGCTGTCACATCAGCGGCCGGCAGCCGGCGGTCAACAGCCGGTGGGAGCCGCGACGCCCGCCCCACGGTCCGGGTATCCGATACCGGGTACCCGGGACGCCACTACCCTGTGTCCGTGGACCGATCGATGATCCCCGCCTCACGCCTCGCCGATCTGATCGGTGCCGCAGCAGCGGTGACCGGACAGACCGAGCTGACGGCAGTGCTGGAGACCGTCGTCGCAACGGCAAAGGATCTCACCGGTGCACCGTTCGGCGCACTCGGCGTCGTCAGTGAGAAAGGGCAGCTGATCCAGTTCGTCCATCAGGGCGTCCCGGAGGAGGTGGTCGAGATGATCGGCGGCCCGCCGCAAGGCAAAGGATTGCTTGGCGCGGTCACGTGGCAGCCCGATCCGATCCGTCTCGACCATGCTCAGGCACATCCGCGAGCGAGTGGGTTCCCCGATCACCACCCGCAGTTCGAAGGCTTCCTCGGCACATCGATCCGCATCGGCGACGACGTCTTCGGCAATCTCTACCTGGGAGCATCCGACGGCGGCTTCACCGAACAGGACGAGACGCTGATTCGCGCACTGGCCCTCATCGCGGGGTCCGCCATCTCCACGATCCGGCTCCAGGCGCGTCTCCGCAGGGCGGCAGTCCTCGAGGACCGCCAGCGTATCGCGCGCGATCTGCACGACTCCATCATCCAGGATCTGTTCGCCGTCGGGCTGTCGCTCCAGGCGTTGACCTCCAAACTGCCCGACCAGGAGATGCGGACGA
Above is a window of bacterium BMS3Abin02 DNA encoding:
- the cpgS gene encoding cyclic 2,3-diphosphoglycerate synthetase codes for the protein MSERVLILGAAGRDFHNFNVLYRDDPDYEVVAFTATQIPNIDGRKYPASLAGERYPDGIPIVAEEELERLIAAYNVDRVVFSYSDVTHEHVMHLAARAVAAGASYELPGAQTMILSNLPVVAVTATRTGAGKSPTSRAVWHTLNDAGRRVAAIRHPMPYGDLARQAVQRFESTQDLVDADCSIEEREEYEPYIEQGGVIFAGVDYEAILRLAEQEADVILWDGGNNDLPFYRPDLHICVVDPHRPGHELQYWPGEANLRRADVVVINKVGTAKKENVAVVLANVREANPGAIVLEANSPITVADPDLIAGRRVLVIEDGPTLTHGSMAYGAGVIASRDHGAAELIDPRPFAVGSIAGTFDKFTHIGPLLPAMGYGQEQRAELAETIKRANPDVVVVATPVNLLPLLDLDMPGTRVTYGIEIVEGPSLKEVLAGL
- the menH gene encoding 2-succinyl-6-hydroxy-2, 4-cyclohexadiene-1-carboxylate synthase, which gives rise to MEGLPVRRFAGPPPAIVALHGFTQHGGMFAELAALVGREILAPDLPGHGSAAALPATFPAAVAAVAAVTAGRPLLGYSQGGRIALGVALEHPEAVSHLILISAGIGIADEERRLARRAGDEALARSIEREGLGPFLERWMSRPIFEGLRRRRAAWLEEDLGLRLENTARGIAGAMRGMGQGAQPWYGDRLEELEMPVLFMAGDRDPQYLAIGERVAAATGGRLVVVEGAGHAIVGEDPRRVAFEIEQFLG
- the menD gene encoding 2-succinyl-5-enolpyruvyl-6-hydroxy-3-cyclohexene-1-carboxylate synthase; its protein translation is MSNSAYRAAALLVATLARLGLRHACLTPGSRNTPLSLAFAEHPDVTDWIHHDERSSSFFALGLAKATRRPVAVVTTSGTAAAELSPAAVEARYGTVPLLLITADRPPEHRGIGAPQTIDQVGMFGKMVRRSADAMLTELGSGEITELAVTTWNGAVRRPGGPVHLNLGFREPFVPTDLTVPEIDMLADAPTRRTLDADSLRAAAAMLSGKRTLIAAGPFDEPGFVDAVTRLADETGWPILADPLSQLRAGPHDRSHVVSTGDALFHRGRIPGLPEAVLRFGAPPTSRAFTTWLEDHPHVPQVVVDEVDGRDPSQTARLMVAADPVGFAEALSVEPAAIGWTEAWTDADRNARRALAGMPFPSEPAVVQTLAERLPAHSNLYVASSMPIRDVDLFFPCVDRPVRMLANRGANGIDGLVSSGLGASATGTATFVLAGDLSALHDLGALAAAARLRLPVTIVVVNNDGGGIFSFLPQSKLPRHFERVFSTPHGLSFVPVAQALGLPAVGVDRHDQFVSALDEPGPLLIEVTTDRDANVRLHDEALGRV
- the pchA gene encoding salicylate biosynthesis isochorismate synthase, producing MLFPNDVATGLTAGLSVPCAVQPIDLARSASRAGFPVFYFGRREEAVGVGVAWRSDDLLARPPSEGRLFFAFPFDGSRRAGSVVLPAVTLVKGEAGGRLHVAPGQEEMPAMLSRLEHPGETPAPAGRVTARDPESDVWAAMVERARETIGSGLLSKVVLARSVTLAFDEVRPFDVVALLRERFPDAFTYGWAENGSAFVGASPELLVERRGESIRSFPLAGSAVRGSGSIDDAKSARALLGSAKDRSEHQFVVDEIVRLLRPLTSEMSVPTRPTVVRVANIQHLGTEIRGLLARPMGVVQLAMALHPTPAVCGTPTAAALSFIRDVETLDRGWYAGGVGWTDASGDGEAAVALRCALLQNHGARVYAGAGIVRDSDAAAEVAETEAKLRALLDILQTDPL
- a CDS encoding alpha/beta hydrolase family protein: MTERWPASGRGWLALAHATGFCKEIWAPVIAELRSAGEDRSIIAWDAPGHGDAGPTLVPADWWDLARHALEVISGISGPVVGVGHSMGGTALAMAELLTPGRFAGLVLIEPVIFPPALGRKELLLLIEGALRRRDGFTSFDEAVEHYRRPFASWDRRALEAYVRGGLVERDGVWRLKCRPEVEAEMYRGGITHGVYARLGELDLPVLVLAGEQSAAFTAAYIAEFTALIPNARYEILPSTSHFAPMERPGLVAAQIVSFLAS